Genomic window (Candidatus Margulisiibacteriota bacterium):
GTGTGATCTACGCCGCCGCCGACCCTAAAGCTGGCGCCTGCGGCTCTGTGCTGAATATTCCAGCCGAAAAAAAATTAAATCACCGCCCGGAAGTGGTCGGCGGCGTGCTGGCGGCTGAAGCCGGACAGCTGCTCAAAGACTTTTTTAAAACGGCGCGGAGGAGACAGATTATTTAGTCAATCCCTGCTTTTTTTGCCATTGTTTAAATATTGCGATTTTATCAGACATCATAATTTCAGACCCTCTTTATCTACAGCATACGCAATAGTATTAGGAATGTTTTTTCCCGAGCAAAAGTTTTCTTGTCCCTAATAATAATATCCACTGGATAAAGCCATACATCATGAAATTTCATACACAGACTGTTTTTGACGTCCAGCGCGCTTCTGGGTGATAATTTCTTATCAGACACCACCAAGAAATCCCAGTCGCTGTCTTTAGTGCAATCCTGCCGCGCGCGGCTGCCGAACAAATATACTTCC
Coding sequences:
- a CDS encoding nucleotidyltransferase domain-containing protein, producing the protein MPNKAVLTLFKKLVLAENLGKPEVYLFGSRARQDCTKDSDWDFLVVSDKKLSPRSALDVKNSLCMKFHDVWLYPVDIIIRDKKTFAREKTFLILLRML